One region of Kangiella marina genomic DNA includes:
- a CDS encoding DUF1800 domain-containing protein yields the protein MKQKHYLPFIVGLSLLVAACSGGSDSEETAPPPPSSGENPPAYLEPPTSGKASRFLQQATFGATTNSINRVVDMGYEDWIDWQMSLGISRHIAYYNRFNYDPDNTWSLYMDAWWHRTLKAEDQLRQRVAFALSEIWVISQYGVSSSGEHGNKSLSNYYDILLEHSFGNYRDLMQDVTLSPVMGEYLSMLRNRKPDLERNIRPDENYARELMQLFSVGLVELNLDGTPKLDANGNTIPTYDQDDIEGLAHVFTGWTWQNAETFWWWGDNRDLISSMKAFPEFHAEGEKQIINGGIIPAGQTPEQDLSQALDHIFNHPNVAPFVAKQLIKKLVTSNPSPDYVERVATAFNNNGSGVRGDMKTVIKAILLDDEAVTGEVSHGKPFGKLKEPILKLTAFWRAFNANTGTGTFEFRWVDNDFAQGPLKSPSVFNFFSPNYQPAGALKDADINAPEFEIHTEGTMAKMTNHLHWRSVTMNNFERTSPDAKDIIVNYNRERDLAASSDEALIDHLDTLLLAGTMTEHMRTVLSDYLASINADDPERKAIEAIALVITSPEFAVQR from the coding sequence ATGAAGCAAAAACACTACCTGCCATTTATAGTTGGTTTAAGTTTGCTTGTAGCTGCCTGTAGTGGCGGTTCCGACAGTGAAGAAACCGCGCCGCCACCGCCATCCTCTGGAGAAAATCCGCCAGCCTATTTAGAGCCACCTACTTCAGGTAAGGCGTCACGCTTCTTGCAGCAAGCGACTTTTGGCGCCACCACGAACTCTATCAATCGAGTAGTGGATATGGGTTATGAGGACTGGATAGATTGGCAGATGTCGCTCGGAATTTCTCGTCATATCGCGTATTACAACCGATTTAATTATGACCCAGACAACACCTGGAGTTTGTACATGGATGCCTGGTGGCATCGAACTTTGAAGGCCGAAGACCAGTTACGCCAAAGAGTGGCTTTTGCACTTAGCGAGATTTGGGTCATCAGTCAGTACGGCGTCAGCTCAAGTGGAGAGCACGGTAATAAGTCACTTTCTAACTATTATGACATTCTCCTCGAACACAGCTTTGGAAATTACCGTGACTTGATGCAGGACGTTACGCTCAGTCCGGTGATGGGCGAGTACCTGAGTATGCTTCGCAATCGTAAGCCGGATCTTGAGCGAAATATACGTCCTGATGAAAACTATGCTAGAGAGTTAATGCAGTTGTTCAGCGTGGGCTTGGTCGAGCTGAATTTGGATGGCACTCCCAAGCTAGATGCTAATGGCAATACGATTCCGACCTATGATCAAGATGATATTGAGGGCTTGGCTCATGTCTTTACAGGCTGGACCTGGCAAAATGCCGAAACATTTTGGTGGTGGGGTGACAATCGCGATCTCATTAGCTCAATGAAGGCTTTTCCAGAATTTCATGCCGAAGGTGAAAAGCAGATTATCAATGGTGGCATCATTCCAGCGGGACAAACTCCTGAACAAGATCTCAGCCAAGCGCTGGATCATATTTTTAACCATCCTAACGTCGCGCCTTTTGTGGCCAAGCAACTCATAAAAAAATTGGTCACAAGCAACCCATCGCCGGATTATGTTGAGCGCGTAGCGACTGCTTTCAACAATAATGGGAGTGGTGTTCGTGGCGATATGAAGACCGTGATTAAAGCGATCTTATTGGATGATGAAGCGGTCACGGGAGAAGTGAGTCATGGCAAACCGTTCGGTAAATTGAAAGAACCAATCTTGAAGTTAACCGCTTTTTGGCGAGCCTTTAATGCCAATACTGGTACGGGCACTTTCGAGTTTCGATGGGTCGATAATGATTTTGCGCAAGGTCCGTTAAAGTCACCAAGCGTTTTTAACTTCTTTTCACCGAACTATCAGCCTGCCGGGGCATTAAAAGACGCAGACATCAATGCGCCTGAGTTTGAAATCCATACGGAAGGAACTATGGCTAAGATGACAAACCATCTGCACTGGCGCTCGGTGACAATGAATAATTTCGAGAGAACCTCGCCTGATGCCAAAGATATCATCGTTAATTACAACAGGGAGCGTGATTTAGCGGCATCGAGTGATGAAGCGTTAATTGATCATCTCGACACCTTACTTTTGGCGGGCACCATGACTGAGCATATGCGAACAGTCTTGAGTGATTACTTAGCTTCGATTAATGCTGATGACCCTGAGCGGAAAGCCATCGAAGCCATTGCTCTAGTCATTACTTCCCCAGAATTCGCTGTTCAACGATAG
- the msrB gene encoding peptide-methionine (R)-S-oxide reductase MsrB yields MNWRDVISLVNDGNPEPPRVVGKTAAEWQKLLSAEEYRVMRQKGTERAFSGEHCNVFEPGVYGCASCGEPLFDSSHKFESGTGWPSFGEPVKPGVVRYNQDRSYGMTRVEVSCNVCGGHLGHVFPDGPAPSGLRFCVNSVSLQKLEDHSDES; encoded by the coding sequence ATGAATTGGCGTGATGTTATCTCGCTGGTGAATGATGGCAACCCAGAGCCTCCTCGTGTGGTTGGTAAAACCGCAGCCGAGTGGCAAAAACTGCTGTCCGCAGAAGAGTATCGAGTAATGCGCCAAAAAGGCACAGAGCGTGCTTTTAGTGGTGAGCATTGCAATGTTTTTGAACCGGGTGTTTATGGTTGCGCCAGCTGCGGCGAACCTTTATTTGATTCATCCCATAAGTTTGAGTCGGGTACAGGTTGGCCGAGTTTTGGAGAACCTGTGAAGCCTGGTGTGGTACGCTATAATCAAGACCGAAGTTATGGCATGACACGAGTAGAAGTCAGCTGCAATGTTTGCGGTGGACATCTTGGGCATGTTTTTCCGGATGGACCAGCGCCAAGCGGGCTGAGGTTTTGTGTTAACTCAGTGTCATTACAGAAACTGGAGGACCATTCAGATGAGTCTTAA
- a CDS encoding DUF1501 domain-containing protein, whose translation MKRRDFIKLGSAAIATSGLMNISQSAHALNIPTGDYKALVCIFLLGGNDGFNMVVPTSDFDYNEYAASRQNMAIARGDLLSASPLSYGGSSFGFHPQLAELHGLFNNGKLAVMANVGNLVEPLTRQQFLDHSKALPDQLFSHNDQQDQWRYVDPQVQKSGLGGRVMDLAVANNQDPLLTGIAIDGRTNWLSSQLNLDLSIGRNGFDQYGYVAPDKNWTQDRRAAFKALLNTDYSNPFADEFKGLQSRTMDLVERVGAQIDNVPEFTTVKPESSLATKLEMVAKIIAIRESLGMERQVFYVGMGGFDTHDGHINRQQELFTELSESMNYFYDVTTELGVQNNVTSFTSSEFGRTLTSNGDGTDHAWGNHQLVMGGAVRGGDIYGQVPSLEIDGPDDANNDGRIIPTTSVEQFMVSPLRWFGLTDTELASVMPNLSAFNANAVDFML comes from the coding sequence ATGAAAAGACGTGATTTTATCAAACTCGGCTCTGCGGCAATTGCAACCTCAGGCTTAATGAACATTAGCCAGTCTGCGCATGCGTTGAATATCCCGACAGGTGACTACAAGGCATTGGTCTGTATTTTCTTACTCGGCGGGAATGATGGTTTTAACATGGTAGTGCCGACCAGTGATTTCGACTATAACGAGTACGCAGCCTCACGCCAGAATATGGCGATAGCAAGAGGTGACTTATTGTCTGCATCACCTCTGTCTTATGGCGGTAGCAGCTTTGGTTTCCACCCTCAGTTAGCCGAACTTCATGGGTTGTTTAATAACGGTAAACTAGCGGTGATGGCCAACGTGGGTAATCTGGTTGAGCCGCTCACTCGTCAGCAATTTCTTGATCACAGCAAGGCGTTGCCCGATCAACTGTTTTCACACAATGATCAGCAAGACCAATGGCGCTACGTTGACCCACAAGTACAAAAGTCAGGATTGGGGGGGCGCGTGATGGACTTAGCGGTGGCTAACAATCAAGACCCTTTATTGACGGGGATTGCGATTGATGGGCGTACCAACTGGCTGAGCAGTCAGCTTAACTTGGATCTATCGATTGGCAGAAATGGCTTTGACCAATACGGTTATGTAGCGCCTGATAAGAATTGGACTCAAGATCGTCGTGCAGCTTTTAAAGCGTTGTTGAACACCGATTACAGCAATCCGTTTGCCGATGAGTTTAAAGGCTTGCAGTCTCGCACTATGGACCTGGTTGAGCGAGTCGGCGCCCAGATCGATAATGTTCCTGAGTTTACGACGGTTAAGCCTGAAAGTAGTCTGGCTACGAAGCTGGAAATGGTGGCGAAGATCATCGCCATTAGAGAATCTCTCGGTATGGAGCGACAGGTGTTTTACGTTGGCATGGGCGGTTTTGATACCCATGACGGACACATCAATCGTCAACAGGAATTGTTCACTGAGCTCAGTGAAAGCATGAATTACTTTTATGACGTTACGACAGAGCTTGGCGTACAGAATAACGTGACTAGCTTCACCAGTTCTGAGTTTGGTCGTACTCTGACCAGTAATGGTGACGGAACTGACCATGCTTGGGGTAACCATCAGCTTGTGATGGGAGGCGCGGTACGCGGTGGTGATATTTATGGCCAAGTGCCGAGCCTTGAAATTGATGGGCCTGATGATGCTAACAATGACGGGCGGATCATTCCAACCACCTCGGTCGAGCAGTTTATGGTCAGCCCCTTGCGTTGGTTTGGCTTAACCGACACAGAGCTAGCCAGCGTTATGCCAAATCTCTCGGCGTTTAATGCCAATGCGGTAGATTTTATGCTTTAG
- a CDS encoding thrombospondin type 3 repeat-containing protein — MNGSMKTLITHLCVMIAIMFMSLPVLAADMDADGVDNTVDNCPATYNPNQEDTNSDGDGDACDSDDDGDGVTDGSDNCKLISNPGQEDSDSDGIGNACDPDIVTCAAGQRYQPILLPDAAVTSGDTDLTCLLCSVTGESNVIDVDLTNTARISIPVGLTGSAFLQVEDTAQTYTGDNTVGFIVENPGSLLDLTLLDSISVTTLLNDTPQESFSGGSLLALRLLAGGNEALVSFDATLDFNQVRITVGALASVLNQIDVYSACVATTITDDDGDGIDDAVDNCPLTPNPGQGDVDGDGVGDACDQDNDDDGINDDIDNCPVINNPLQEDTDGDGIGDACDSDNDNDGIDNSLDNCPLISNADQVDTDGDGAGDVCDTDDDDDGVSDDVDNCPLMSNPSQEDTDGDGIGDVCDENTDSDGDGINDGADNCPSIANPGQEDLDSDGFGDVCDSDDDGDGVDDGVDNCPLIANDDQLDTDGNGIGDACDNDDDGDGVDDTADNCPLNSNSNQQDSDGDGIGDACDSDNDNDGIDNNVDNCPLISNPGQEDLDADGDGDICDSDDDGDGVDDGADNCPLTSNSDQNDLDADGAGDACDADDDGDGTNDSSDNCPLISNPSQEDLDGDGLGDVCDSDDDGDGVDDGTDNCPVTSNPGQSDSDSDGIGDACDTNTDSDGDGIEDGIDNCPATFNPDQEDLDGDNVGDVCDSDDDGDGVDDGVDNCPATNNPDQLDTDGDGSGNDCDADDDNDSVDDGVDNCPLSSNPGQEDSDGDGLGDACDVNNDADNDGIDDEQDNCPATPNPGQEDLDGDGSGDVCDADDDNDGIDDGADNCPIDGNALQTDTDGDNEGDVCDSDDDEDTISDELDNCPLTVNPNQEDSDGDGVGDACDSNTDSDGDGVDDGVDNCPATSNSNQSDIDEDGVGDACDSDSDNDGTEDSVDNCPAISNSEQVDTDSDGEGDVCDNDDDNDNIDDSTDNCPLMSNPGQEDLDGDGTGDACDDSSEPGNGNGSDGDGDGINDEEDNCPAISNPNQRDSDDDGIGDVCDDNNGELSTAVSGGGSLTYLLITLLALTLLYRKATLMKRAGTRSLGLIVVAVLVPFFPAQAVNKEQTGWNWNAGIGYGFSHIDPEGSSFGWSTSDDEDSGYKVTLGADLNESLAWSLSYNDLGTAELSNQDSSISQKTGIDYKAYGLMFDYRALTFRDDRVSLYGKFGVSTIKNDVSNRVIVDGSDITPRYNDETTVQLALGLGLKWDLSDSLFFKTEFERFDRDAYFVTIQFGGYF, encoded by the coding sequence ATGAATGGTTCAATGAAAACCCTGATAACGCATTTGTGCGTAATGATAGCTATTATGTTCATGTCATTGCCAGTACTGGCTGCTGATATGGATGCTGATGGTGTTGATAATACTGTCGATAATTGTCCTGCAACCTATAACCCTAACCAAGAAGATACAAATTCTGACGGTGATGGTGACGCCTGTGACAGTGATGATGATGGTGACGGTGTCACGGATGGGAGTGATAATTGTAAGTTAATATCCAATCCGGGGCAGGAAGATAGTGATAGCGATGGTATCGGAAACGCGTGTGACCCCGACATTGTTACTTGTGCCGCTGGCCAACGATACCAGCCCATTCTTCTACCTGACGCTGCGGTGACAAGCGGAGATACTGACTTAACGTGTTTACTGTGTAGTGTCACCGGAGAGTCTAATGTTATTGATGTCGATTTGACAAATACCGCTAGGATTTCTATTCCAGTGGGTTTAACCGGTAGTGCTTTTCTACAAGTTGAGGATACCGCTCAAACTTACACCGGTGATAACACGGTAGGTTTTATTGTAGAAAATCCAGGTTCACTTCTTGATTTGACCTTGCTCGATTCTATCAGCGTAACAACATTATTGAATGATACTCCGCAAGAAAGTTTTAGCGGTGGAAGTTTGCTAGCTCTGCGTTTACTCGCTGGTGGAAATGAAGCATTAGTGTCTTTTGATGCCACATTAGACTTCAACCAAGTTAGGATTACGGTTGGTGCCTTGGCGAGCGTATTAAATCAAATTGATGTGTACTCTGCTTGTGTTGCAACAACAATAACCGATGATGATGGAGACGGCATTGATGATGCTGTCGATAATTGTCCATTAACTCCAAACCCTGGGCAGGGAGATGTTGATGGCGATGGGGTTGGTGATGCTTGTGATCAAGATAATGATGATGATGGGATCAATGATGATATTGATAATTGTCCAGTCATAAACAACCCGCTACAAGAAGATACGGATGGGGATGGTATTGGTGACGCATGTGACTCAGATAATGATAACGATGGGATTGATAACAGTCTTGATAACTGCCCACTCATTAGTAATGCCGATCAAGTAGACACTGATGGCGATGGTGCTGGTGATGTCTGTGATACCGATGATGACGATGACGGTGTAAGTGATGATGTTGATAATTGTCCGTTAATGAGTAATCCAAGCCAAGAAGATACCGATGGGGATGGTATTGGTGATGTTTGTGATGAGAATACTGATAGTGATGGAGACGGTATTAACGATGGCGCAGATAACTGTCCGTCAATAGCTAACCCCGGACAGGAAGACTTGGATAGTGATGGCTTTGGTGACGTCTGTGATAGTGATGATGATGGTGATGGTGTTGATGATGGCGTTGATAATTGCCCTTTAATAGCCAATGACGATCAGCTTGATACCGATGGGAATGGTATTGGTGATGCCTGTGATAACGATGATGATGGTGATGGTGTCGACGATACCGCGGATAACTGCCCATTAAACAGCAACTCTAACCAGCAAGATAGCGATGGTGACGGTATTGGGGATGCCTGTGATTCAGATAATGACAATGATGGCATTGACAATAATGTTGATAACTGTCCGCTAATCAGTAATCCAGGGCAAGAAGACTTAGATGCTGACGGCGATGGTGATATTTGTGATTCAGATGATGATGGTGATGGTGTTGACGATGGTGCAGATAACTGTCCATTGACCAGTAACTCAGATCAAAATGATCTTGACGCTGATGGTGCTGGAGATGCGTGTGATGCTGATGATGACGGCGACGGTACGAATGACAGTTCTGATAACTGCCCTTTAATCAGTAACCCAAGCCAAGAAGATTTGGACGGCGATGGACTGGGTGATGTTTGCGACTCTGATGATGATGGTGATGGTGTAGACGATGGTACCGACAACTGTCCTGTTACTAGCAACCCGGGGCAGAGCGATTCAGACAGCGATGGGATTGGCGATGCCTGCGACACTAACACTGACTCTGACGGTGATGGAATAGAAGACGGTATTGATAACTGCCCGGCGACCTTTAATCCAGATCAAGAAGATTTGGATGGTGATAATGTGGGTGATGTCTGTGATAGTGACGATGATGGTGACGGAGTCGATGACGGAGTCGATAATTGTCCTGCAACTAATAACCCAGACCAACTTGATACCGATGGGGATGGAAGTGGTAATGATTGTGATGCGGACGATGACAACGACAGCGTGGATGATGGTGTTGATAATTGTCCGTTAAGCAGTAATCCGGGGCAGGAGGATTCTGATGGTGATGGCTTGGGAGATGCTTGTGACGTTAACAATGATGCTGATAATGATGGCATCGACGATGAGCAAGACAATTGTCCCGCAACTCCAAATCCAGGTCAGGAAGATCTTGATGGCGATGGAAGTGGTGATGTTTGCGATGCCGATGATGATAATGATGGTATTGATGATGGTGCCGATAATTGTCCGATAGACGGTAATGCTCTGCAAACGGATACTGATGGTGATAATGAGGGCGACGTTTGTGATAGTGATGATGATGAAGATACTATTAGTGATGAGTTAGATAACTGTCCTTTGACTGTAAACCCTAATCAAGAAGATTCCGACGGTGATGGAGTCGGTGATGCTTGTGATAGCAATACTGATAGCGATGGAGATGGGGTTGATGACGGTGTCGATAACTGTCCTGCAACTTCAAATTCAAACCAAAGTGATATTGATGAAGACGGAGTTGGAGACGCCTGCGATAGCGACAGCGATAATGACGGCACCGAGGACTCTGTGGATAACTGTCCCGCTATTAGTAATTCAGAGCAGGTAGATACCGATAGCGATGGTGAGGGTGACGTCTGTGATAACGACGATGATAACGATAATATTGATGACTCAACTGATAACTGCCCTCTAATGAGCAACCCCGGGCAAGAAGACTTAGATGGCGATGGGACCGGTGATGCTTGTGATGATAGCTCCGAACCAGGAAATGGTAATGGGAGTGATGGTGACGGCGATGGTATTAATGATGAAGAAGATAATTGTCCAGCTATAAGTAATCCTAACCAAAGAGACTCAGACGACGATGGCATAGGTGATGTCTGTGATGATAATAATGGTGAGTTAAGTACGGCAGTCTCAGGAGGTGGCAGTTTGACCTACTTACTGATAACTTTATTGGCACTGACTTTACTTTACAGGAAGGCCACTTTGATGAAGAGGGCGGGGACTCGATCGTTAGGACTAATAGTCGTGGCGGTACTAGTTCCATTTTTCCCTGCACAAGCTGTAAATAAAGAGCAGACTGGCTGGAATTGGAATGCGGGGATAGGCTATGGCTTTAGTCATATTGACCCAGAGGGGAGTTCTTTTGGCTGGAGTACATCGGATGATGAAGACTCTGGTTATAAAGTGACTTTGGGGGCTGACCTAAACGAGAGCTTAGCATGGAGCTTAAGTTATAATGACTTGGGGACTGCTGAATTGAGCAACCAAGATAGCAGCATCTCTCAGAAAACGGGTATTGATTATAAAGCCTATGGCCTGATGTTCGACTATAGGGCTCTAACCTTTAGGGATGATCGTGTCAGCTTGTATGGTAAATTTGGTGTATCCACGATTAAGAATGATGTGAGCAACAGGGTTATAGTCGATGGCTCTGATATAACCCCTCGCTACAATGATGAAACGACAGTTCAGTTAGCTCTAGGCCTAGGGCTGAAGTGGGATCTAAGCGATTCTTTATTTTTTAAAACTGAGTTTGAGCGATTTGATAGAGATGCTTACTTTGTAACGATACAGTTTGGTGGGTACTTTTAA
- the msrA gene encoding peptide-methionine (S)-S-oxide reductase MsrA, translated as MSLKATFGGGCFWCVEAVMQELKGVESVVSGYTAGKTEYPTYREVCSGASGHAEVVQVTFDDEVISYRDLVEVFLTSHDPTQVDGQGADIGTQYRSMIMYHSEAQRETAEAVMNEMAPLFDDPLATELVAEDTFYPAEGHHQDYYANNKMQPYCMAVINPKLSKLRQKHADKLKAS; from the coding sequence ATGAGTCTTAAAGCGACTTTTGGTGGGGGCTGCTTTTGGTGTGTCGAGGCAGTGATGCAAGAATTAAAGGGCGTTGAATCCGTCGTATCTGGTTACACGGCTGGAAAAACGGAGTACCCAACGTATCGTGAGGTGTGTTCAGGCGCCAGTGGACATGCCGAGGTGGTGCAGGTGACCTTTGATGACGAGGTGATCAGTTACCGTGATTTGGTGGAAGTTTTTTTGACGTCTCATGATCCCACACAGGTTGATGGGCAAGGAGCCGATATCGGCACTCAGTATCGCTCGATGATCATGTATCACAGCGAAGCACAGCGAGAAACTGCTGAAGCGGTGATGAATGAGATGGCGCCTTTGTTTGATGACCCTTTAGCGACCGAGTTGGTGGCGGAAGACACCTTTTATCCTGCAGAGGGACATCATCAGGATTATTACGCCAACAACAAGATGCAGCCGTATTGCATGGCAGTGATTAATCCGAAGTTAAGTAAATTGCGTCAAAAGCACGCCGATAAATTAAAAGCGTCATAA